The proteins below are encoded in one region of Doryrhamphus excisus isolate RoL2022-K1 chromosome 4, RoL_Dexc_1.0, whole genome shotgun sequence:
- the igsf9b gene encoding protein turtle homolog A isoform X1, with the protein MGLERRWLEAVTTALAICLLSVSQSLSSVVRGREGSSAELGCSLTPKFHDATSPNLFPLHVVEWVRLGYNVPILIKFGVYAPRVHPNYKGRVSLSRGASLLLERLTLEDEGWFECRILLLDSKTDDFQNGTWTFLSITAPPVFIKTPPTFVEVLLGDSLTLSCGAHGNPRPTVVWHKDESPVEKHEKIKVLNGSLSLASVTRNISGVYKCHVSNSEGNLTHSTQLQVKGPPIIIISPEDTTLNMTQDAVLQCQADAYPSNLTYEWMKQGQNVYHIESLKSRVKVLVDGTLLIPNLIPEDAGNYTCIPTNGILNPPSASAHLKVKHPARVGRMPRQTYLPSGMEGVIVCPTQADPPVLYVNWTKDGNNLNLDKFPGWMVNSEGSVFIATANDNAVGMYTCTAYNSYGTMGQSEPTQVILQDPPTFQVPPRSEYLQEVGRELIIPCEASGDPAPNITWSKIGPTPRSQYYVLANGSLLLQPLSKDHHGGWECLASNRVATVSAGTVVMVLGTSPHVTSSVSVNTEMNQANVSWVPGFDGGFTQKFTVWVKQSSRGKHEWASLPVPTSKNYLLVTGLVAGTSYQFSVLPQNKLGSGPFSEIVTVTTEALPTEAPTVITTLPMLEPPIVLSANRTRQGVLLQWSPPEAPSSPLTGYVLQARRNQGQWVTLSSNISANQSEVLVQGLLRDSNYNLRLLSCSNKVLSEPSGFVNISTTGMEIYPLRPHFLELVPEPLLAGVIAGVCFLFMAIVLSLVTACYMSTRRERRRRKRQQDLPSPFQKSPSSEVRHPPRSPDSVLKLKLCPTLPFFPTSSSQYDRSSFGKVSRGEYQDQRKQLLANSSPPPHYTLFESHLGSQAPSPTALESISRGPDGRFIIQPLIEGCSPSSKKNLKDILLSNGGASGSGSNRTSFRDSPKSSILSSDKDERKDSPLTVDVPELSRPPSSPGRVRAIARNFSRHGCFYSDDEHGAENLLERASFYSDNSEKKPSDPLRRHRMPARTEDLFPELARRTYILDKEDRPQPSGYHPMTSHLTDDSTLVTQLDSEVENDSIQKCIQLAKEREEMERELERYTTSHKNQERGKDVHVTKSQSPHCSTSQPDEEPVWQPQDVTLRQKHRPSSHTSRVADYRRACYFGNTSSPTDRLPPSHIQWDISPVTSVTNLVPARSNWESTSAKLQQSHTSERAAEDSPVTEHTSLPMPSTDVTFEKKPARCLETPLRARSLSPLTDSVLCGKPMTEGLRQNISDGGAPSRSRNSYAYGTHNWVSASRSPLVYSERSESPVQPSTSYATTRDPSPSGFPTLPYEHHVKSKAKDTGGCDDRQSLGLERESVRARSRRSDKCLFSDSPSPVSMLTLVEEAESDQSQFSVPRMSGSFKTKPAASPKMSSLQTSAILEYLSLPGFIEMSVDEPVEEAEVSGTAGPSLDRKSVESMVAKPDVVPENWEVHVQDNPEGKSNKREGCFEPSLSREKHGYRHHNEKESLLRVRFPDSVRPISPAPEKNSKQLYSEKTQIRAETKNTESRLGSRPAHTLLSAAKGMVDIVSKHSQSLGDSNESLSEQPQRQGSQGSHGSQGNRTNNIASRICQAPVPFLKKSFSVGPCRTLSGMGPPRPFLKKSISFGSQRWEHFESPRTYISERCHWDEFPNPDVRVKSYSLGHTPSSFHRPGPSWREYVPLRRPSMGSLERPQCTQRSSPSYLIPAMYPHRERSLSPMSEPSDPRRQATVFPDSSRWSPSYPYSLRSTQYRYVPMPSSVPHHHQQWPGHRPLEGMRPMDPRRAPPRSYLPRGISWPSPYCMPFPHREGDSYRPAERPMGRGGDADPREVREGGRASYASQSSGRGSAGFFRQSLSITPTLLSSPETTEESERHRAELDLPERRSKRRNTSVDESYEWDSADPCVDTEVLEALRFDRCKADFPTSGGGLVCDPPTGLRDQTHKGPSPSACLPVSNPPRSHSHHSLSEARFNALRQEYQEYRQAQESICSREPCLARGNDSDSDANSALL; encoded by the exons GGCGTGTCTCTCTGTCAAGGGGCGCCTCCCTGCTGTTGGAGCGGCTGACCCTGGAGGATGAGGGTTGGTTTGAGTGCCGCATCCTGCTTCTGGATAGCAAAACCGACGACTTCCAAAATGGCACCTGGACCTTCCTCTCCATTACAG CTCCACCAGTGTTTATCAAGACACCGCCAACTTTTGTAGAAGTTCTTCTTGGAGACTCACTGACACTCAGCTGTGGAGCTCATGGAAACCCTCGCCCAACTGTGGTCTGGCACAAAGATGAGAGCCCAGTtgagaaacatgaaaaaatcaaA GTCCTCAATGGTAGCTTGTCTTTGGCCTCAGTCACAAGAAACATCTCAGGAGTGTACAAATGTCACGTTTCCAATTCAGAGGGCAACCTGACACATTCAACGCAGCTGCAGGTCAAGG GTCCCCCAATCATCATCATTTCACCTGAAGACACTACTCTCAACATGACCCAGGATGCAGTTCTGCAGTGCCAGGCTGACGCTTACCCTTCCAACCTTACATATGAGTGGATGAAACAGGGGCAGAATGTTTACCATATTGA ATCTCTTAAATCCAGAGTGAAGGTTTTGGTGGATGGAACCCTTCTAATCCCTAATCTAATCCCAGAAGATGCTGGCAACTACACCTGTATCCCAACCAATGGGATATTGAATCCACCCTCAGCCTCAGCACATCTCAAAGTGAAAC ACCCTGCTCGAGTTGGACGAATGCCCAGGCAAACCTACCTGCCCTCAGGTATGGAGGGCGTCATTGTGTGTCCTACCCAAGCTGATCCGCCGGTGCTGTATGTGAACTGGACCAAAGATGGGAATAATTTAAATCTTGACAAA TTTCCAGGGTGGATGGTGAACTCTGAGGGTTCGGTTTTTATTGCAACAGCAAATGACAATGCTGTAGGCATGTACACTTGCACTGCATATAACAGCTACGGAACCATGGGTCAGTCTGAGCCCACCCAGGTCATTCTCCAG gatccacccacattccaagtACCTCCTCGGTCGGAGTATCTGCAGGAGGTGGGCAGAGAGTTGATCATCCCCTGCGAAGCCAGTGGGGATCCTGCCCCGAACATAACATGGAGCAAG ATTGGCCCTACTCCTCGTTCTCAGTACTATGTATTGGCTAATGGTTCCCTCCTGCTGCAGCCTCTCAGTAAGGACCACCATGGAGGCTGGGAATGCCTGGCCTCTAACCGTGTAGCAACTGTCAGTGCAGGCACTGTGGTCATGGTGTTGG GCACCAGTCCCCATGTTACGTCTTCAGTGTCTGTAAACACAGAGATGAACCAAGCTAATGTATCCTGGGTGCCTGGATTTGATGGCGGCTTCACCCAGAAATTCACTGTGTG GGTCAAGCAGTCATCCAGAGGGAAACATGAATGGGCGTCTTTACCTGTGCCCACATCCAAGAACTACCTTCTGGTTACTGGTCTTGTGGCTGGGACCAGTTATCAGTTCAGTGTCCTACCTCAAAATAAACTGGGCTCTGGGCCTTTCAGTGAAATTGTTACTGTTACAACTGAAG CTCTGCCAACAGAAGCCCCAACTGTCATTACTACTCTACCAATGCTGGAACCACCCATTGTCTTGTCTGCCAACCGCACCAGACAAGGCGTTCTTCTCCAGTGGTCACCTCCTGAGGCGCCATCCTCTCCACTGACAGGTTATGTGCTGCAGGCTCGCCGGAATCAGGGCCAGTGGGTCACCCTCAGCAGCAACATCAGTGCCAATCAGAGTGAAGTCCTTGTACAAGGACTGCTTCGT GACTCCAATTATAATCTGAGGCTGTTGTCCTGCAGCAACAAAGTGCTCAGTGAGCCTAGTGGTTTTGTCAATATATCTACCACAG GGATGGAGATTTACCCCTTACGCCCACATTTCTTGGAGCTTGTCCCTGAGCCTCTGCTGGCAGGTGTGATTGCAGGGGTGTGCTTCCTGTTCATGGCTATTGTGCTATCCTTGGTCACAGCTTGCTAtatgagtacccggagagaacgtCGGCGCAGGAAGAGACAACAAG ACCTCCCATCTCCTTTCCAGAAGAGCCCATCTTCAGA AGTTCGACATCCTCCTCGCAGCCCAGATAGTGTCTTGAAGCTCAAGCTCTGCCCGACCCTCCCTTTCTTCCCCACCTCCTCCTCACAGTATGATCGCTCCTCTTTTGGCAAAGTCAGTCGAGGAGAATACCAAGACCAGCGCAAGCAACTCCTGGCTAACTCATCTCCGCCACCACATTATACACTTTTTGAAAGCCACCTTGGGTCCCAGGCTCCCTCCCCAACAGCTTTGGAGTCAATTTCAAGAGGCCCAGATGGACGTTTCATAATCCAACCCCTGATAGAGGGTTGCAGTCCCTCCAGTAAGAAAAATCTAAAGGACATTTTGCTCAGCAATGGTGGTGCAAGTGGCTCAGGAAGCAACCGTACTTCATTCAGGGACTCCCCAAAATCAAGCATCTTGAGTTCCGACAAAGACGAAAGGAAAGATTCTCCACTTACTGTGGATGTGCCTGAACTCAGCAGGCCTCCATCCTCCCCAGGAAGGGTTCGGGCTATTGCTCGGAACTTCTCCCGTCATGGCTGCTTTTACTCTGATGATGAACATGGCGCAGAGAACCTACTGGAAAGAGCGAGCTTCTATTCAGACAATAGTGAGAAAAAGCCCAGTGATCCTCTAAGAAGGCATCGCATGCCAGCCCGCACTGAGGACTTATTCCCCGAGTTGGCCAGGAGAACCTACATTTTAGATAAAGAAGATAGGCCACAACCTTCAGGCTATCATCCAATGACCAGTCACCTGACTGATGATAGCACGCTAGTCACGCAGCTTGACAGCGAAGTAGAAAATGACAGCATCCAAAAGTGCATTCAACTGGCCAAGGAGAGGGAGGAAATGGAGCGGGAACTTGAACGCTACACAACCAGTCACAAAAACCAAGAAAGGGGGAAAGATGTACATGTTACCAAGTCACAGAGCCCTCATTGTAGCACATCCCAGCCTGATGAGGAACCTGTATGGCAACCACAAGATGTCACTCTCCGTCAAAAGCACAGACCCTCTAGCCATACAAGTCGAGTAGCAGACTATAGAAGGGCGTGCTACTTTGGGAACACTAGTAGTCCTACGGACCGACTTCCTCCATCTCACATACAGTGGGACATTAGCCCTGTTACATCGGTCACAAACCTCGTCCCAGCAAGGAGCAACTGGGAGTCCACATCGGCCAAGTTACAGCAGTCTCATACTAGTGAAAGAGCTGCAGAGGATTCTCCAGTCACCGAACACACGTCCCTTCCTATGCCTTCCACTGACGTAACTTTTGAAAAGAAACCTGCTCGATGTTTAGAGACACCCCTGAGAGCCAGATCATTGAGTCCTCTGACAGATTCAGTTTTGTGTGGTAAGCCTATGACTGAAGGCTTAAGGCAAAATATTAGTGATGGAGGTGCTCCTTCTCGATCCAGAAATTCCTATGCTTACGGAACACACAATTGGGTTTCAGCTTCTAGAAGTCCTTTAGTTTACAGTGAGAGGTCTGAAAGTCCAGTTCAGCCTTCAACATCATATGCAACCACAAGGGATCCCAGTCCCTCTGGTTTTCCTACCTTACCCTATGAACATCACGTTAAGTCAAAGGCCAAAGACACGGGAGGCTGTGATGACCGCCAAAGCTTGGGATTAGAAAGAGAAAGTGTCCGAGCACGGTCCCGAAGGAGTGACAAATGTCTTTTCTCTGATAGTCCCAGCCCTGTGTCAATGTTGACTCTGGTGGAAGAAGCTGAAAGTGACCAGTCCCAATTTTCTGTCCCCAGAATGTCAGGGTCTTTCAAGACCAAGCCTGCTGCATCACCTAAAATGTCATCATTGCAGACGAGTGCGATTCTGGAATATCTGAGCCTTCCGGGGTTTATTGAGATGAGCGTAGACGAGCCTGTAGAAGAAGCTGAAGTTTCAGGCACTGCTGGACCAAGTTTGGACCGAAAATCTGTAGAATCCATGGTGGCTAAGCCAGATGTTGTACCTGAAAACTGGGAGGTTCATGTCCAGGACAATCCAGAAGGTAAATCAAATAAAAGGGAGGGTTGTTTTGAACCTTCACTTTCTCGAGAAAAACACGGCTATAGGCATCACAACGAAAAGGAGTCTTTACTTCGTGTAAGGTTTCCAGACAGCGTAAGACCGATATCGCCAGCTCCAGAAAAGAATAGCAAGCAGCTGTACAGTGAGAAAACACAGATTAGAGCTGAGACTAAAAACACTGAGTCAAGACTCGGTTCCAGGCCAGCTCATACTTTGCTTAGTGCCGCTAAAGGCATGGTAGATATAGTGTCAAAACATTCTCAGAGCCTTGGAGACAGCAATGAGTCTTTATCAGAGCAACCCCAAAGACAAGGTTCTCAAGGTTCTCATGGTTCTCAGGGCAACAGGACCAATAACATTGCATCACGAATATGTCAAGCCCCTGTGCCATTTCTCAAGAAATCCTTCAGCGTTGGACCTTGTCGGACACTCTCAGGTATGGGACCGCCCAGACCTTTCCTTAAGAAGTCCATCAGCTTTGGCTCCCAAAGATGGGAGCACTTTGAGAGCCCAAGGACATACATCTCTGAGAGATGTCACTGGGATGAGTTCCCAAACCCTGACGTCAGGGTGAAATCCTACAGTTTGGGTCACACTCCGTCTTCCTTCCACAGGCCAGGTCCTTCCTGGAGGGAATATGTCCCGTTAAGACGTCCCAGCATGGGCAGCTTAGAGAGGCCCCAATGTACACAAAGATCTAGTCCCTCCTACCTCATTCCTGCAATGTACCCACACAGAGAGAGATCACTGTCCCCGATGTCGGAACCCAGCGATCCACGACGGCAGGCTACCGTTTTCCCCGATTCCTCACGGTGGTCCCCGTCTTACCCATATTCACTGAGGTCTACTCAGTACAGATATGTCCCCATGCCCTCATCTGTCCCCCACCATCATCAACAGTGGCCAGGACACAGACCTTTAGAAGGCATGAGGCCGATGGATCCCAGGAGGGCCCCCCCGAGGTCCTACCTGCCTAGAGGCATCAGCTGGCCCTCACCTTACTGCATGCCTTTCCCTCACAGGGAAGGGGACAGTTATAGACCGGCAGAGAGACCGATGGGAAGGGGGGGTGACGCAGACCCTCGGGAGGTCAGAGAGGGGGGGAGGGCCAGCTATGCCAGTCAGAGCAGTGGGAGGGGCAGTGCTGGTTTCTTCCGCCAGTCGCTGTCCATCACTCCCACCTTGCTCAGCTCCCCCGAAACCACAGAGGAGAGCGAACGCCACAGAGCTGAGCTGGATCTACCTGAGAGGAGATCGAAAAG AAGGAACACGTCAGTAGATGAGAGTTATGAGTGGGACTCTGCTGACCCGTGTGTGGACACGGAGGTCCTGGAGGCCTTGAGGTTTGATCGCTGTAAAGCAGATTTCCCGACAAGCGGAGGAGGGCTTGTATGCGATCCACCTACTGGCCTCCGGGACCAAACACACAAAG GCCCGTCTCCCTCTGCCTGCCTACCAGTCTCCAACCCACCTCGCAGCCACTCTCACCACTCCCTTAGTGAGGCGCGTTTCAACGCTCTCCGCCAGGAGTACCAAGAGTACAGACAGGCTCAGGAGTCCATCTGTTCCCGTGAGCCCTGCCTCGCCCGTGGCAACGATTCAGACTCTGACGCCAACTCAGCACTGCTCTAG